TTCACTATCACACTAAACACAGTTTATCATAATAAGATTGAATTTACTATAGGAGGCATACAGTATAGACAGGCTGTCTGGCTTATAGCATTATTTTTGATATTGCTAGTATGTGTAGTGTACCCAATTCGAATGATTTTAAATTGCCATTTGTAATACTTATTTGTCCAATCTAATCATTGAACATGTATTGTAGGAGCCGTTAGTTAATAACATGTATTTAGGCTACTGAATAAGAGGACTCATGTCCACTTACCGCACAATCACACATAGTgagcttttattttgaaaaaacAAGGGCGTGTTGACGTCATTTTTATTCGACAGAAGTGACCCAGCATCCATTGCGCTCGAAATCATGGCTGGTGTTCTGAAAAAGGTACGAGTGGAGGTCATGTTATGATTTTGTGAAAATGTAATGTGCTTTTGTTAATTCAGTTAGTGTCCTTTGACTTTACAATTGATATGAGCTTTTTCGCTTTCTATTGACAAGCAACTTACATAGCTGACACGATGCGAACTCAAAGCTACATGGCGTTGTATCCATACGTTCTGTAATGTTCCACCTTCCTTCTGAATGCCGTATGACTATTTTTACCCAGGAGattactagctaacgttaactatgTCGTCTCGCGTGCTAGCTCATTGTGTGTAATATTTTTCCCAGACAACAGGCTTGGTGGGACTGGCCGTGTCTCACAACCCTCATGAGGTGAGTCCCCAGTAAAGACCATAATATACAGCTTTAGTAGTTGTGTAGCTGCCGTAATGATCATAAACGGCAGTAGTAGACCACAACTACTTTTGTCTTTaaatgtaactgtgtgtgtgtgtgtgtgtgcgcgcgcgcgcccGTCCGTCCCCTCAGCGCCTGAGGATCCTGCACAGTAAGATCCTGGCTTCTCTCCAGGTCATCCCTCAGGACGCAGCCTACAGAAAGTACACAGAACAGCTCGTCAACGACCGCCTTGACCTTATCAAAGCTGTAAGTTACACTGCAACCACGGTCACGTTCAGGGCTAGACCAGGGTCAGGTTAAGATTAACACCATAGAAAACCCTTCCTACCAGCCCTCATCGTGACTGATTTCATGTATTAGCTTGAACTTATGTGAACCTCTGAGGTTATCCCCTTTTGTACTTTTATATTTGATATCATGTTATGAGACATTGTTTGGGATGGCGTCTGTGTGTTTAAATCCATATAGATCATTTCATTTTCTGTCTTCATTTCAATGGAAAGGAGCCTGATGTGGAGAAACTAGAGAAGAAAATCAACTGTGGTCAGATCGAGGAGGTCATTCACCAGGTACAGAGAGGAGCCTCACACTCTTTTCTTTGCTTTGTATCTTCCTCCTAGAGTTGCTTTctctagccctgtttatacctggtttCAACATGCGTCCGTTGTCCTGATCGTGTCCAAATTCGGTTTGTGCCCACATTTGTTGACAGGTGTGGACAATcaaaagacacattgtgatctgattgtgatcatTTCTTCCTGACCACCTCTGGAGGTAGTCGATGACACATACTGTGCGGATATCCTTGAAGTGGATCACTAAAAATGGTCATTATAGATcgcatggcacttatcgtaagagtaggggtgttaacccccggtgtcctggctaaattcccagtcTGTCCCTCGGgtacctaatcatccccagtttacaattgtcccattcatccctcctcctctcccctgtaactattccccaggtcgttgctgtaaatgagaatgtgttctcagtcaacttacctggtaaaataaaaagtgtaAACAAATCCGGACAACGAAAGCGTATAAATTTGGCTAACGTCACGGTTGTCCCGGcctctgaaaaaaaaaaaaaaaagcaacccGGCCAGTTGAATTAAGATCATGGTCTTAGAAACCAAGTGCCAACTGGCACTGTGCATTAAAATTGTAATATAGAAAAATATGTTTGAGATATTGTCCCGAAtgggtgaggtggtggtggtggtggtgggggggggggggggtgttctccCGTTCTCACATCCAATGCCAGCgcaggcaatgcaaatagtctgggtagccatttcattacgtgttcaggagtcttatggcttgggggtagacgctgtttagaagcctcttagacctagacttggtgctccggtaccgcttgctgtgcagtagcagagagaaccgtctatgactagggtggctgaagtcttgggcaatttttagggccttcctttgacaccgcctggtataaaggtcctgaatggcagggatcttggtcccagtgatgtaatgggtcgttcgcactaccctctgtagtgccttgcggtcggaggccaagcagttgccataccaggcagtgatgcaaccagtcaggatggtgcagctgtagaaacttttcaggatctgaggacccatgccaaatcttttcagtctcctagggggaataggttttgttgtgccctcttcacgactgtcttggtgtgcttggaccatgttggtgatgtggacaccaaggaacttgaagcttgcaacctgctccactgcagccccgtcgatgagaatgggggcgtgctcggccctctttttcatgtagtccacaatcatctcctttgtcttgatcacgttgagggagaggttgttgtcctggcaccacacagccagatctctgaccACCTCCCCATAGGCTGtttcgtcgttgtcggtgatcaggcctaccactgttgtgtcatcggcaaacttaatgatggtgttggagtcatgcctggccgtgcagtcatgagggaacagggagtacaggaggggactgaattcgcacccctgaggggcccccctgtgttgaggatcagcgtggcggatgtgttgttacctacccttaccacctgggggcggcccgtcaggaagtccaggatccagttgcagagggaggtgtttagtcccagggtccttagcttagtgatgagctctgagggcactatggtgttgaatgctgagctgtagtcaatgaataggattctcacataggtgttccttttgtccaggtgggaaagggcagtgtggagtgcaatagagattgcgtcagctgtggatctgttggtgcggtatgcaaattggagtgggtctagggtttctgggataatggtgttgatgtgagccgtgaccatcctttcaaagcacttcatggctacagacgtgagtgctacgggtcggttaccttagtgttcttgggcacagtcactatggtggtctgcttgaaataaaCTCGGACAGGGAAGTTGAAAACAATGtcggtgaagacacttgccagttggtcagcgcatgctcgcagtacacgtcctggtaatccgtctggccctgtggccttgtgaatgttgacctgtgttAAAGGTCTTACTTGCATCGGCTGCGTAGTGTATGATCACACATTCTACCCGGAACATGTTGAGGTACCGTTAGTGAATTATCAATGATTTGGAGGAAACTAAACCATGGTAATTCTCCCAGCATGTCACTTTTTTTTATTCCTTTGGTACTGTTTAGGCCTATACTAAAGGTTATTTACAATAATATAAAGATAATGTATGTAAACAATGATGCGTAAAGAACAAACCTATCCAGACCTGTTTGGATAATGCATTGCGCCATTCAGAGATGGACTTTGTAGCCTACTCTGTAACTTAACCTGTTTCTGTTTTTACTGTGTGCATTAGGGCTTAGTGATATTTAGATTTATACTGTGCAATAATTGTATTTTGTATACGCATCCAGATTGTTTGTGGGGGTGACGCTTTTAGGGATGGGAGAGATTCTCTGAATATTTATTTGTATGGCTGCTGGACAAGTCGAGGTTATCGGCACAGTAGTCCGTTACGCCCAGTCTTAAATCGTTGGATAACAAAAGTAGGCTCTAATGATGAGTATAAAACTATTGATTATAAAAGTGTGCTGTTTTCTGTCATTTATACAGCTTGTGTCATAACGGTAGGTCGGATTAATATGcatacagggagggaccagggAATCTGGTCACGATCAGGACGAAGTGGGCAGATATGAATCACATTTTATTGCCGTGTGTAGACGCATCTCGATCTGATGACGACAGCCATGTTAATGCAAGGTGTAACCACGGCTACGGAGACATTgttttgtttctcaaactatttTGAAGCATTCAGAAACCTCCCGCATACTGTGTCTCTCTTCCCCATTTATCCTACATCCCTTGCCTTATCTGACCCACTATTTTCCTCTTCCCTCCAGGCGGAGTGTGAGTTGGCATTATCCAGGAAGATGGCAGAGTGGAAACCATGGGAACCACTGATTGAAGAGCCTCCTGTCAACCAATGGAAGTGGCCTGTTTAAAGACTACTTCCTGTATTTAtcatgtgtctgtttgtgtcaATGTGTAAGTACTTCATGCTCCATTCACAATGAAGCATGTACAAATAAAGCTGTGGAAATATTTTCCCTATCCTTGTAAAACTAATCTTTGACATTTTGCTTGTGGGTACTGGGTGatacataataaaaaataaattgacAGTTTACAGTAGCCGAATCAATGGAAGATACTATTTATTGAAAAACATGCCAGTCCTGATCTTGTCCAAATTGTGATTGTGCTCATTTGTTGCAAAACAATTAGCTACTGTTTGCACTAACGAATTGACCCCATGTGTAAACCTGATAAAacagataaatcagatcaaaGTTATAATATACCTCTTTTGAGAAAGGGTGTCATTCTATCCTAATGTACCCCACATATTTAAAGCTGTTCAGTCAAAGTTAACTTAGAAATATAATTGGGTAAGATTGGACAACAGTTTGAATCCCAGTTGTGACTTCTGACACCCATGTGGGTCGTAACCTGCGTGTAATGCCCCTCATCCACAACCAACCTGCCAACTGTAAGGCAATTATTTTATTTGACTCACCTGTAAactccatttacattttagtcatttagcagacactcttatccagagcgacttacagtagtgaatgcaaactttttttatttttttgttctggccccccgtgggaattgaacccacaaccctggcgttacacacaccatgctctaccaactgagccacagggaaggccacacACACCTTTCATCCAACCAATCAATTTGTCCGGGACTACCTCTGGAGGTGGGCAAGAAGATCACATCAGTCATTTTAATCATCTACAAACACAAttatgtggacaagatcaggacacatACCGCATATAACGAGGTATAAACAGGGCTCAAGATACAAGCCTTCCTCAGGGAACCCTGTTATCAGGCACAACAACTTGTTTTACTTCTCGTTTTATTATAACCACAACCTTAGAGCTTTAGACCCACAGTACATCATTAAAAACAGAACATATGAACAGTTGTATAGGCCAGACAGGAGAAAAGAGCTTGTCTATTCAATCCATATCGCTGAAGAGTTACATTTAGCTCGCTATTAATCTAAAGGTAATTTCCCAATGAGCCAACATCTGCAGCGTTTACCGCAAACGCGGCGGGAACATTGCATTTATATAAAGATTACGCTGAATTTCCACCATatagattgaatagagcccttagattAGGTTATTATTAAAGTCCTTATAATGATAATTATTGTTCACAAAGCATTTAATAGAACAACATTTGGTTAACCAGTAAATCCCCTACCAATAACTAGCAAGCATTTATTTCCCCGTTCACTAGTATGAAGCACAGGTAACTTCCCCCTCGTGCTGCCCTCTGTGGCATAGTTATAGAATTAGCAGAACAGAAATGTGCATACAACATGGTGTGTGGCGTTCCATTTGGAATGTTTGAATTGCTCCCTATCACATCCATAGAAATGGAGCAACCCTTAAGTCATATCAATAATGGAAACTCCTGTTGGGTGGACCATTAAAAAGGCTTAAGGATGTTTCATAGCCATGTCTGTTCTACAAATTCTAATTCTATAGTCATAACATTCATAATATCTGGATGTGTTCTTCACGGAGTCGTTCTCCATGCCCGTGTGAAGCGCAGACAGTTGCATCATGGGAGCGGTAGTTCCCTCAGGTCCTGGAGTCCTGGGCTCCGCTGGTGGCCCTCTGCAGCAGCTGAACCATGATGGGGTAGACCGGGGCGAATTCCTTCCCCTGACGAGCCTTCACACTCTGCATGTAGGCCTCCAGAGCACCCCTAGAACACGCAGAAGGAGATGCCGTTTCTAAAGACACACTACCCAATAGAATTGATGGGAATTTCATCATTTTACCACAAGAGGGtgctcactccctcctctgagtGATACCAAACAACCCACCAGCGGTCTCAAAGGTTGTAAGACTTTTGTCGTTCTCCTGCAGTTACCTAATGAGTGTGAGGCGGTCTCTCTCTGAAGGGTGGTCATCCAGCCACTGGGAGTAGCGAGCGATGGACCACTCTGCTCTCTGTCGAAGAGGGAGAATTAGTACAAAGTTAAGATAAAGATGACGGTTGGAATCAGTATAGATAAGTGTGTATAGAAGTATTTGTAGGTACACTAtaagaccaaaagtatgtggacacctgccagtcgaacatctcattccaaaatcatgggcattaatatggagttggtcccaccctttgctgctataacagcctccactcttctgagaaggctttccactagatgttggaacattgctgcgaggacttgcttccattcagacacaagagcattagtgaggtcgagcactgatgttgggtgattaggcctggctcgtgttccaattcatcctaaacgtgttcgatggggttgaggtcacggctctgtacaggccagtcaagttcttccacaccaatcttgacaaaccatttctgtatggacctcgctttgtgcacaggggcattgtcatgctgaaacagttaagggccttccccaaactgttgctacaaagttggaagcacaaaatcatctagaatgtcattgtatactgtagcgttaagatttcccttcactggaactaaggggcctagcctgaacgaaaaacagcctcagaccattattcctcctccaccaaactttctcctggcattcgccaaacccagattcgtccgtcggattgccagatggtgaagcgtgattcatcactccagagaatgtgtttccactgctccagagtccaatggcggcgagctttacaccactccagccgacgcttggcattgcacatggtgatcttaggcttgtgtgcggctgctcggccatggaaacccctttcatgaagcttccgacgaacaggtcttgtgcttcagcactcagcggtcccgttctgtgagcttgtgtggtctaccacttagcggctgagccgttgttgctcctagacatttccacttcacaataacagcacatagttgaccgggacagctctagcagggcagacatttgacaaactgacttgttgaaaaggtggcatcctttgaTGGTGCaacgttgaaagttactgagctcttcagtaaagccattctactgtcaatgttcgtccatggagattgcatggctgtgtgctcgattttatacacttgtcagcaacgggtgtggctgaaatggccgaatccactaatttgaaggggtgtccacatacttttgtatatatagtgtgtgtctgtgtgtgtgtacctggtgagGTGATTTGAGCTCAGACGGTGCTCTGGTGAACAGGAAGTGTAGCAGGGTGCTGTATGGAATCAGATCCCCCACGGCTGGACTGCTGGCTATCAGCTCACTGTTCTGGAACAGCAGGGgcctaacaacacacacacaaaatgtctcGGCTACATTGAGGTGTCTAGCCTAAATAACGTGTTCATTATGTTACACCATTACCCTTTACCCATTATCTTTAAACCATTACCCTAGCGTCTAAGCAGAGGCAGACGGCAGGGAGACCGAGAGAATTACAGCTCCCTAACCCTCCAATAATGACTAACATCTTCATTAAGATCCACTCTCACTCTGGAAACTACCGCTGCTATTGAGGCGTTCCCCATCTCATCAAAGGTTTAACAGGAATAGGCTGTGCATAATAACTGAGGTAATAACTATGTGTAACTAATGCGTCATGCATGTGTAAGAAGCAGTGATGTAATAACATACCTGAAAGATCTCAGCAGGCGGTAGGGTTTCCCCAGCTCAGACACTCTCCTACAGAGAGGAGCTACGGCCAGCTCCATCTAAAAACACAGGGAAGAAATAGCACCGTGAGAACATGAATACAGAGTTACTTGATGAACTTCAAAATGCACAGAAAAACCCAAGAGACAGGCAGATACGGAGAGAGATACCGATAATACCCTCACATACAGCCCTTCTCACCTGAGCGAAGTCAGCCGCCAATCTCATCTTGCCTCCCTCCCCTAGGGGGCGCAGCAGGCTGGCGTGGCGGATGAACAGTGTGATGCAGCGCTGGGCGATGCTCTCCGTGTTGTCGTATATGAAGTCGACACACTGGAAGTGGCGGAAGTAGTCCGCCATCACACGGCCCACGAAGCCCTGTAGCTCCCGCATGTACAGAGAGCAGGGCACGTCCGGCTTCCCCGGGGTGGACATagtcctggacacacacacacacacacacacacacacacacacacacacacacacacacacacacacacacacacacacacacacacacacacaatggttaGTATAGGTCACAGACTAAGGGTCTGACTCATAACCTTGAACCTCAGGCCATTAAGTGACTACACACTatacctatgtgtgtgtgtgttactgagtGTATGCaaatgtttgtatgtgtgtgctgcGAGTCGGCTAAGTCCCAGCAGGGCCTTGTCTGTGTAAGATCAGAGAGCGGAAAGCAGTCTAGTCTGCATTCAGAGTGCTGAATGTCAATCTGAGCTCTCGGCCTCTGTATGTAtggccgtgacagaataaccagCGTGTGCCAGGGGCCGATAACATTTAGTCAGCGGCAGGAGGCTACAGTACTGACGCAGGGACCCTTTGTGTGGCTCCGTCTAATGGGACCctgctagctgtgtgtgtgtgtgtgtgtgtgtgtcgtgaccGCAAAGCCCCAAGACTAACTGAGTCTACAGGTCCATTGGGAGCCTCTCAATTGTACAGAGACGAGTCTGGGTGATATGAATGGACCACGGCATGAATGGAGGGAGAATATCTGAATGCAACTGTAGAGGGTCTAGAGACGAAGGGTTCCTaaactttttcactcaggccccccttccagcattgggaaaCATCCCtcatcccccccccccgctgCGCGCACCACAAACTGTTCACATCCCTCTTGTTGGCGAAGAGAACactttgcaggtttaaagcttattttcctacaattctacacattttgtcatggggtgcagagaaaatgttgcaattttaaaGCGCATTTTCTTGCTAtcctatacattttgccatgtctaatgtgtattcatgcgatatttgagtgactcgaacattactacaaaatctatgggctaaaGAACCTAGCTAgaaaacgttagctgacatgggctagttgatctgggcACTTCTGACCAAGTtgtaaatagctctctaaggtatgacTGACATGCCGTATaatgatgatgcactacccaatgtAGAAATGTCACCTTGTGCACCTAGAGGGTTgcaccccacagtttgggaaccactggtctagaccataaagatcctattaaattaattcctaattctatggtctAGGCTGGTTCTACCTGTGTGTGCACAGATTGACAAGTGAGCTGCTGGTCTCACAGCTAGGTTCCACAGGGCTATGGCCTTGGCTGGCATCCATGGATGCTTGCTGATTCAGACTTGACCTTTTTACAAAATGAAACCCCCCCCAGTTTTTTTTAACACGTCAATATCGCCGCTGCGACTAGAATCCTGCAACAGCTACTCTGCCACTGTGTCCCTATGGCTTATATCTGGGAGACGGTCAGTGGGGTCAATGGCTCAGGGAGACTCGGATGGTAGCGTGACTAAGAGTTCACtcagaggatgtgtgtgtgtgtgtgaggaacaGGGTGTGTCACTGCAAGGAGCTCCCTCTGCGCAACACaagagcaagtgtgtgtgtgtgtgtgtgtgtgtgcaagtgtattTGTTGGGGAGAAAGGGGGCAGGGGTGAGTTCAGTCACTTAGCCACATTGTGTTTATCTGACCATGAAAAGGTCATTTGGACAGGGGGCTGaagagacaaaacacacacacacacacaattctatACGAGAGCAGAGCAGTGTGTGTAGAACAGTTGATAGCCTGAggatgtgtgtatgagtgtgtaaaTGTCAAGctcaggagaaagagagaaacatttTGTAAATGTAAATTAGCAACGGATGCTGTTTAGTGCCAGGTGAAACAGAGAGACAATCAGATAATAGTATCACAGATAGCGTATTATCAGATATAAAGCTCTGTAGCACTATGTCACCAAGCCCACCTGTAAACATTGCCCTTTAAACAACTTAAACCTCAACCTTACTCCTAGAACGGGGGCAACTAGCTTGAGGAGTGCGATGTCTTAAAGTGTGTGTATACTAACCCAGAGAAGTCTTCCTGATGCATAGTGATGATGATGGCTTCTATGGAGTCACTGACCGACAGCAGGAGAGGCTGTACTGCACTGGCCATCAGAGCCTGTACTCCCTACACGCACACGCAAGGGAGGGCATAATTAAACAAGGCATAAAAAGGGTTGTGTGTCATAACTCTGAAACAACTCCGTCAGA
The DNA window shown above is from Salmo trutta chromosome 8, fSalTru1.1, whole genome shotgun sequence and carries:
- the LOC115198763 gene encoding NADH dehydrogenase [ubiquinone] 1 alpha subcomplex subunit 5; the encoded protein is MAGVLKKTTGLVGLAVSHNPHERLRILHSKILASLQVIPQDAAYRKYTEQLVNDRLDLIKAEPDVEKLEKKINCGQIEEVIHQAECELALSRKMAEWKPWEPLIEEPPVNQWKWPV